The DNA region tgcaacatccgcgctgaccacctccgatCGCTTCTCGTCGTTTCCCTTTCCGTcggatccttctcctcaccgttaaatttaactttatcgAATACAACCGGTGCAAATTCACATCCGCATAAACGAcgtcctacaaaaacaaacaaaatcaaacacaaacgccaccaaacacccaagcttccttcttaccCATTTCGGTCGTGAAACAGCTGCAGATCCGGCAGGAAGCTGGCCTCATCCTTTTGAAAACCAACTTTCCCCTAATCCCCTAACCTTGTTCCGCACCATCCTCCATCGAAGGTATCCGCGTATAAGTCCTGGCTGCGGACGCGTTCTGTTTTGATTGACGTCGTGGACCACCACTCACTAACCACCGGAATCAcctaaacgtttgtttacatttttgacttAGACGTACACGGTTTCACGAGAacgacaaaatgaaagaaattatacagtcgaattaaaagttaaaacttttaaataagttagcaatgagattttcaaaaaatgcagcagtaaaagttttcattttcaaaacaagaaaaaaacttttaatgtagcaaattttaaccacttattaattcaaaagtaagttacttttgtcattaccataatatttttttgtgtgtacggAACACATAGAGCTACATTTGCTTTGATCGtccagttttcacagcggcgagatggccgtgcgggttagggcgcggacttagtaagctagatataactatcgccggtttgatatttttttgggattacagatattttttcctagcgtctgccagatgtaaatttacacattattagaggtaaaattgaagctttttctgacataaaagatgtactcctttttagatgaaattttaccatgatttcttttactgtgtagtggccaaaatctggagtggccggtgccctcaaagaaggttccccagGGCTCGGGAGGACATTTAACGAAACATACCCATGTGGAAacatggatatcaaaattcatggttttttaactGGACATGAAAATGGCCGTTTCGACAGTGGAGGCCATAACTGGAGTGCTCTCATGGAAGGTTCCCCTTCGGGAAcgtttatgacaattttgacaacaaatttataaaacaaaGTATAATAATCTGATTCTCCATTTCACTAACAATCCAAAAACATCAGCAATCCCATTAAAATTGTTAATGGTCATCTTGTACTTTTAATTGAAGTGTTTGTCACCAaaataactgaactagtgtaaaatgcattttaaaacactatttGCATTCAagggagggacaaaaacttttaaaaatatttgcatcggtctAATGGTTAACctgatttcaaataataaaCAGATCACGCAATATTCATCCAGCTAATCCATAAAGTACGTGCTTACCGTTTTTAAGATGTCAACAATCCATTTTTTCACAACATATATATGCGCGTCCATTAGACCACTCAACACATCAAATTTCTCATGCTGCCGCAAAAGATGACCAAGTAGTTTGAAACCATTTTCGAAATCACTTTCAGATCCCATAAAAACTAAGCGATTTGATTGAGAGCAAACAGCAAATAAATCTTTCTCGAATTTATACTTCATGCGCACACCAGGAACAGGACCATTACATGCCGGAGTACAATGCATTAAAAGGCTCACCACGGATGCATCCTGTTGTCGAAATTGCTTTAAAAGGTTGCATAAATTAAAATCTGTGATTATGTCACATGAAACCAACAAAACATCGGTTTTGATTCTGTAAAAGAATGTTATTTTATAATGATAATTATAGTCAAGGCACAAAAGTCGAAAATAGCTATGTAAGAAGCAAAGTGTGTTACATTTCCGTTTTATCATTGTTTGGAATTACCTATCAGCGATTTGGCGTAAGGCTTCTGCGGTTCCTACATCACACTCATCCAAGACGGTGCAAAACTCAATTCTAAGCTTCAGGGATGTTCTCTCCAATTTTGATTGGatttccattttttcattttctagtACGATTACTATCACATCTGGAATTATAGTTA from Culex quinquefasciatus strain JHB chromosome 3, VPISU_Cqui_1.0_pri_paternal, whole genome shotgun sequence includes:
- the LOC119770639 gene encoding uncharacterized protein LOC119770639 isoform X3, encoding MRPASCRICSCFTTEMGRRLCGCEFAPVVFDKVKFNGEEKDPTERETTRSDRRWSARMLHSVPAVYDHQQHYVPEVMTGQCGMGS